The nucleotide sequence ATGCGCCAGCAAGATTCTGGTACCAAATGGGACCTCCCAAAATATTGACCCCTCCCGCCAGCGCTTCCGTGCAGTCGCCCACCAGGATGGCTTGACATGCATGATGCAGGGCTACCGCGGCTGCAGAACAGGCAGTATCGATGGTGAGGGAGGGGCCTGTCCACCCAAAGTAATGGCTGACCTTCCCAGCCACGAAGCTTTTCAGAGCCCCAGTGGCGGAATAGGCATTTGCGGGGTGACATGCCACGTTATTCTCATAATCGACATTGCTCACACCGATGTAACATCCCACCTCAGGATTAGGGTGACCGGAGAAGTATCCTGAGTGGGCCACTGCCTGGTATGCGGTCTGCAGCATCAATCGCTGCTGCGGGTCCATGGCTGCGGCTTCCCGGGGACTCTTCTTGAAGAACTTATGATCGAAGCTATCATAGTCTTGAATGAAATTCCCGTACCATTTTCGCTTGGGATCTGCCTCCCGATAACTGGTTTCGAATGTCATTCGCTCCTCGGGTACTTCTTGATGCTGTGAATCTCCCTCGCATAGCAGGCTCCAGAATTCCTCCAAGTCATTTGCTCCAGGAagcttacaggccatcccgATCACCGCAATATCCGAATCAGAGACTTCTCGAGTCTCTGAATGACGGCGACGATGCTTCGACGATTGGAGATCGGCGAGGTGGACTACTCGCGATCCTAATTTTGAAACCAAGGACGGCGGCAGGCAGCGTTCCCAGCTTAAGGATATGATCTCAAAATCAGAGCCGGCCAAATCTGAATTCAGGCTCGACACAGCCTGATACCAACGACACTGATGCAGCAGGATCGACTCGAGGGCGATGTGATGTAGCCTTCCCTGGGTAATGTACCCCGGATCAGTATTCGACCGGGTGAGTAACACGAGCTGCGAGGCGTCTGGAAACTGGAAGGCTGGGTTGGAGTCACAGAAGCAATGGGCAGCATCGACATGAGTGGCATGGTGGTCACGACTGTGGAACCGCCCACGCAGCCCGAGATCGGTCACGGCGACATCGATACTCTTCAGCTTCTGTACCAATCCCGCAGCGCAGTTTCGTGAGGTAATGAGAGTCGCTCTTTTCTCGTCGGATAGGACCGAAATATGGGTACTCTGAAGATAGCCCTAGTCGTCAGCATCAAACCCCCCAGTCGAGCTGCGCCCTGGATTTTACGGGGGTTTCTTACCTGAGGATACTCCAGCAACAGTTCGTCAATTTTCTGGGATGTTTGGGGGTTGTTCCAGAGGATGGAATAAGATACAGATTCCCCAAGGCTATCGGGGGCCTCAAGGGCACCAACTATACCACCAATGAGCATCGCCAGTCGGATCGCCACCCCTGCGTATTTCTCGAATTGTTCTGGTGTTGCTGAGCTGGCCACCGCAAACGCGGTCAAGAGACCGGTGCAAAAGCCCAATGTTTCTTCCGTCTTTGCTGCTGGGCGTGAGGCTAGCTGTGTATTATTATCCCGATACTCAAGATACTGCACTAGCTGGGTCACGACCACCATCGGTGCTAGAATGGTAGTGGGGAGGGGGAAGGGCAACTGCGGTGGTTTGCTGGTGGTCAGATCTTCATGCCAGGCACGAAGCAACTCAGCGCCTGGCAAAGCCTGCAGGTGAGGGAAGGCGCGGGAGATGCTCTGCCACCATCTCGGTAGCTCAGCGATAGTCTTCACGATGACCTGGCCATACTGGGCGTTACCCTGTATTGTTGATCGTAGGTGCGTGTACTGTTCAAGATTGAAAGAAAGCAAGTTAGGCCCGAACAAGAGGACCCTTGTACCTGACATTGGGACGGGATTCCAAGCCAGAAATTGTTTCTGTGTGCCAAATATGATGCGTAAGGTAAAACTCGAGAGACAGTTGGTGTATGCTTAGGGACATCTATGCAAGAGAAGGAAGCTGTAGTTTATTTATATCTCTCATACAATGGACCACGGACTCCGAGAAATACAGAATGGGGCTTATGTCTATGAATAGAgggtgaaaaaaaaaaaaaaaaacaatcaCTTGGTTGGATGGCTCTCCCACGGGGgatcttctttctctctgaCTCAAAGCTACAGATTCTGCATGATTGTAGAGTCAATGCCCTCCAGGATGGTAGTGAGCTCTGTCCAGAGCTTCTGCTGTGCCGTCTTTCCCTCTGGGCTGCGCACAAAGCCGGACAAGGCGCCATCATCGACTTTGCCATCGGTCATGTACTTGGCGTGGCTCTCAGCGCCGGCAGATGCTCCGGCCAACAACGTTCGGCTTCCCACCTCCGTGGAGCGAGCAACCAGCTGTTTGAACACCCAGAAGCCCCAGCCAAATTCCCGAGCGAGACCTGAATGACACAGGCCTGGATTGACCATGTTCACCACGACCTGCGGCTCGGCATCCGACGTCCGGTCCGCCATCTCCCGAAGGATCAGAATCTCCATCAGTTTGGAGCTGGCGTATCGGTTGCCCATGTCCGCCGTCGACCAGTCATCGAGCCTTTCGAACGTGTTTGCCGCCTTGTACTCGGGAAACGGGGTCCACGCATGAGTCTCACTGACCACAAATGTCAGCCGCGGACAGGGAGCGTCCGGGTGCTTCGTGGCAGACTCTCGTAACTTGGGGAGCAGCAGCAAGGCAAGAAGGATGGTGCTTGTTACGTTCACAGTGATGGTCCGTTCATGGCCCTCGGCCAGGCTGAAGGTGGTGGTCGCAAGAGCAGCATTCGAGACTAGGACGTCGAGCCGAGGTAACTGGGCAGCAGCTTTGCGAGCGAATGCTTGGACAGAGGCATAGGAGGCGAGGTCTAACTCCCAGACCTCACACACTCCGGCTCTGTCAGTTGATAATTCCAGTTTTCGCTTTGCCTCCTCCCCTGCGACCACATTTCTGACGGCTAGGATCACCGTCGCCGCCTGGAGTCGGATAAAGTGCCGAGCAGCTTCGAAGCCCAGGCCGACATTGGCTCCTGTCACGATTACAGTCTGGCCCAGAAACGACTGCGTTGGGTAGCTCGGTGTGACGAGGAACTGGGAGTAGTAAAAGCCCATCGTGGAATAGAGACGATTTGATTTGATTGATAGACAGGAAGGGAAGGAAGAGCTGATTGTAGTAGTAGTGTTGTTTCTACCAATGACACAAAATATTTTCTCTCTTTATACTACTATTCTTGATCTAATCTGTCGAGCTGAGAGTGGCTGTCGGGGCTCGGAATCCGAGGTCAATTTAATTCCAATATTTTTCAAGGAATACAGGAATACAGTCCAGAATACTCGTTGCCATCACCATTCGTGCAATGATTCTCTCCCCCATCTAATCAATCCTCACTCCCCTTGTTCCTCagcctcatcatcatcatcaggcCTAGCTACAGCATTCAGCAGAAACGAAACCAGTAATCCAACCTGTATACCAAAGCCGGCCGCCCCTAGCCAAAATCCTAGAGCCCCATTCCACGCGACTGCCCCCTGGTGTACGCAATGGACCCCCAAAGCGGGATAAAGGGTCAAAGTGAGTCCTGAAGTCGTATAGGCCAGCCAGTGGGGAAATAACGGCTTGGAGCGGGCGTCGGATAGAATGGCCCAGGATATAGCCAGATCCTGCGCCACGAAGGGGGGGAACAACAACGAGAAGCAGAACCAGGATAGGTCACTCAGAAGCTGCGTGAGCACTGGGTCCCTCTCCAGGCGGTAGACCGTGGCCGCAAAGAAGATGGCCGGCAGCATCATTGACACACCCCCGAGCGAGCCGCCCGCCATTTGGGCCCACAGGAGCGTCGGATTGAGGTTGGGGATTCGGGCCAGTTGGCGGTTGACTCCTGCGCAGAAGATGGGCCAGAAGATACCGCTCAGAAGCATAATCGTCGCGCCGGCTTTCATCCCGGCCTCGTTTTGTCGGTAATGATTGGCGGTGTCTTCCGGGGAGAGAGAGGGGCTGATCGGGGGCAGCATGAGGCTGGCTGGTAAGAAGAGAACAAAGCAGAGCTGGGCCATGGGACCACAGAAGATGGAAAAGCGATTAATGGTCCTTTCGGAAGCCCGATGTTTCATGTTGATAATCATCATGATGGGAGTCTGCTTTCTCTTCCCCCACAGGGATCTAAAAATAAGGAAAGTGGAGGTTCGATgtcagaaaggaaagaaagaaaaaaccAAGTTGAAAAAGGGGGTGAACATCAGGCCTGGTATATAGCCTGAATGGTAGGTGAACCGCTGCCTCGTCCGTCATGACCCCCCCATGCCATTTGCTCGGGGTTCGGTTTCCGGATGAATTTCTGTTTTACTCGGGGACCTAGGGGCGAGAAGAGGTCGATTGAGGCCAAGAAACTAACTACCAAAGTCATCAGTGGGCAAGATAGGAACGAGAGTAGAAGCAAAAGGATGAGGATCCCAATTAGTCAACAGAAAAACATAATTTCATTAGGAAACATTTCTAGTACAATCTAAGCCTTTCTTTCTAGTCTTGGCAGGATAATTTGCACCCCTTAGCTATATTTTGTAGATTGCTTTTCAAACGGGCTCTCTGTTGGGGTCTATGTCCGGTAAGCAAAAGTCGAGATCCACGTCTGGAACTGGATTCACTTGTTCTGGGAGCAGTACTCTCGCTCCAAGGTCCCCCTGCAGATTATGGTAGTAGTTTCCCGGGTTGGACAACGTACTTTGTTGCCGCCAGAAACTGTCTCGCAGAGCATCCGGGACCTGCATCCATGCCAGCTGTTGGAGCGCATCGTGTACCGGCACGGTTCCTCCTGGCTGAAGGTCCCGCATGTTAGGGAACTGCGAGAGGGAAGTCGCTGTTGTCATCGTTGCATCCGTCGCAGCATTGGCTCCAACGTGGGACGGCAGAAGAAGCTGGTGTGGGAGAATTCCATCTGGAGCACTATAAAGAGTAGTGCTGGGTTCCCAGGGGTACGCACTCAATTCAGGTGTAGGCGGCCCTTGCGTGCTTGCAATGCTGCTATGGCTCGACGAATCTTGGCCGCTGTTGGGGAAGAGGATCTCGGTGTCGTGATCTAAGGGGCACCGCTGGCGGACGGCGTCGAGCACAAGCCGGAACACGCGACCCATCTTGTGGATATGATTGTTGGCAGGTCTCCTGGCACCCAAAtcagagaagaggagagaaacTCTGTGCAAAAGCTCGAGATCTGTGTCGCGGGAGAGTGCACGCATGTTGGCCAGTCCGGTGGCCAACAGAAAGAAGACCGCGATGGGAAATTGCTCCACTAGCTGGGTGGCAAGAAACGGAAGATCAGTGAACTTTGTCAAGCCCATCTGCGAATAGAGCGTGGCACTGCTGTCGTTGGATTCGGCGCCGACGACGGGATATGTATCAGTAGGAGCCAACTTCTCAGCAGTGCATGGAGTGCAGGCTGCGCAAACCAGGAGCAGGATTCCGCACGCCACCCTAGCGTCCACAATAGCATCTGCGAGGTATTTTGAGCTAAAACAGTGGGAGAGGACGGCAATGCGGGTTGCCAAGAAGCCCTGGAGGAGATCCACGGAGGTGAAATCACCAAGAACAGCGGCGGTGAAGATGTGGTGGTCTATAGCCCACTGTTCCAAACGCTCAAGGCTCTGCGGCACCAACCGCTGGAGCTCTGACTTGGATGAATTCTTCTCATAAAGAGCTTGGAGAAAGGTATCCTGGATCAGTGTCAGTTGGATGCGAGGGTCGGCTTTCGCAGCCTCCGTCAGTTCACACCGAGGGACACAGTCCAGCGAATGGAGCCAGCAGGTTGAGCCTCTCGTCAGGCCAAATCCAATGTCCTGCATGTAAAGACAGCGGAACAGCTGGACTCGCTCCTGAACATCTTCGGCGGAGAGGCCCACTTGCTCGCGACTGGGGAGTCGATGGAGGCCCATCGTCCTTGCTAGCATACAAACCAGCGCATGGATGGTTTCGGCCAGATGCAATGGATAGTACTGTTGGGCGAGATTCCCCTGTACCTCTTCGAGTTAGTACCCTGAATCTAATTGATAAATAGAAAATAGGATTTCCTTACCAGCAGGGTCAAGGTCTGCACGTTTATCAATTGAGGAGCCATCAATATTCCAGGATCCGCCACCGCAGCATGCACAGCAAGTAGGCCCGAGGGACCTGGACAGAGCTCCTGCGACATCACCGTTGCTTCCGGGCCGAGCACCAGGAGGGTGAGCGCATGAAGACAAATGGTCCAAGCCTCGTCGCCGGCCATCAGAGGCCGTGCATAGAGCTCTTCGACTTTCGTCCGGAATCGCGATGGGACAAAGATATTGGTGGCATAGTGGCAGTGCTGAAAGAACTGTGACTGGACGACCATAAACAGCTGCTTTGGTGGTAGTTGCATAGCCGTCATCTGGGTTAGTCTTGCGGCTGACATGGACTCTTCACTCCCCGCTTCTGAGCacaggaggttgaggtgtTGCTCCATGCCTTCTTGCACGGGATGGTTGGTCGTATCCCCATTTGACTCGAGAAGGGTCCGTCGGAAACGATCACAGAGGGCCAACAGTGTTCCCGGTCCATCATACCGATCATTGTGATAGAGATGGGTGGGAGTGATGAAATCATGGGAACTGTCCCCCTCCGCCTTGTCATCTTCAGTCTGCTTGGGATGCCTCACCGTGCATGGGACATCTCCCGCCAGCGCATTCCCTGGAGATGCCTGTGGATATGAATTtgaatgcgaatttgaatgGTGATGCGACTTGGCCGTCGAAAGGATATGAGCCATCCCGTGTTCAATGACGCTCAACTGGTTCTGCATTTGCGAGACGCTATTGCATCTGCTGTAGGTTAGTTCCCCCGGCCCGTTGCATTCATTCTCCGATGTTCGATGAGACTGGACATACAATACCTTGACGTGGTTGACCCGTTTCCCTGGGgtggagtagtcgcattcCACCCCATCTCGCTCACAATTGGCGCATCCATTCTTTTCACGTCCACAGCGGATTTTGCGCTCTCGACAGCGGGCACATGCTGCATCAGAGGTGGCCATGGTGGGCGTCTTTCCCATCTGGTTTCcccctttttctcttctctgtttGATGCGGAGTTTATTCTGCGAAAAACGACGATTATAATGCATAGAACACTGGAGCCTCAGGCCTTTTAAGATCGCCATTGCAGACATATATCAACACGAGCGAGGCTGAGCTGTCCGCTCTGCCTCCCAGTCCTGCAGGTAACTAACCCGTGTCGGCACCCCTGCTTATCGACCAGTTGGTGGCCTTAGTCTGGGATACGAGTCCTCGTTGGCTGCTGATGCCTGCGAAGCAGGGATCCGAATCCGTTTTGAGTCAGCCTTGCTACTTAGTCAAGTGGGGATCATCATTTCGAATGGAAGCTTCGGATCTTTCGCGGAAGACCGTTTATCTTAGTAAATAACTAATTCATTACAAGTCAAGCTGTCCTTCCTTTCTTCCATATTGACCGACGCACCCCGTACTGCATGGGAAGCAGAACGGCaatatcaatatcaaacCCTCGATGGTTCCACTCCATGGGTAACCCGAATCCGCCTTCAATCGGCTCGCCTCCGCCCGCGCGGCCCTAGCAGTCCATCTCCTCCCGGTCCCTCATTGGAACAGGCACAAACCGCTTCCAACGCCCAAACCCGATTCGGGACGGTGAGGGCGGAACCCGCAACCTTGGAAGCTTCCCAGGCGGGGGCTCCCAGCGGTTAGGCAAGGCCACCAGCCCCTGCGCGAGGGACCGGGCGCTTTCTGCTGAATTAATTATAAATTATACGGAGTATGGCACCTGGCACCATCTTCCAACCAAAAGCAGCCCCCCAAAATTTTACTTCTGGATTGCATTTGGGATCTTGGGGCTGACCTCATGCTTGCAGCTGGTGGCCCTGTTATATCAAAACAGGCTGTTTGGAGGCTACAGTGCTCCTAGGGCTCTTGTATAATTCACCTTCAGAAAATTAAAGAAGAATGGCATTACAATAGCAGCAGCACAGATCCACCTTCTCTTGCCTCAGCCAGTGCAGGTTGAAGCTGGGCAGTATATCAATCTCTGGATACCTTTGGTTGGTCTCTGGTCATGAACACAGACACACCCATGCGTTGAACCTGCATTGATGGGCTTTGTCTTGTGGGTCTGCCGCAGGAGACGGGTATGCTTATGTTTGAGTGGGTATTCTTTTGATTGGAAAACAAAGAGATATAAAAAAAAGGGCCAACAAGTTCGTGTCTCTGGTTCCAGCACCGGGGCTTCTCATCCCAGCCTAGCCTGGTGGAGCGCAGCGTCAAATAGATTACTAGATTTGAGCGATGGATTAGCGGACTATCGGCAAAGTCCGAGCCTGACCGAAAGCGTCTGTGCTAGTATTAATCGTTATCTATGTATGTACTTTGTATAATTTGTCGTTTCACTGATCACAAATTTGTagctgcggcaccagcgctACAGGAGGATAACCCCTCCCTTGAAGCTCTTGATTACTCGAAGGCGGTGCGTTAAGTCACGCCTAGTCCTAATAACTATCTAAAAAGCAAAAGATTCCCGAATGCTGATGAAGATAATACAATTTTCCTTTCCTAACATTACGCCACTTTGAACTAAACCTACAGTCAAAAAGACGATTTCGCCTGTAATGGATGGATCAAACAAAAATCCATACCAGCAGCCAGCAGATGCGGTTTGGTTCGGTCAGTGCAGTTATATAGTATATATTAGAAAGGCATCATACAATTTCTAACTCCCAGCATAGTCACCGGATGCTCCTCAGGCATTGGCCAATCTCTGGCCCAGCTCATCGCCAAATATCCCAACCGTATCGTGGCGACTGCACGCAATCCGGCCACTCTGTCCGCCATCCCAGATGGTGCCAATATCCTGAAATTGGCATTGGATGTCACCTCAGTTTCATCAATTGAGGCTGCACTGAGCCAGACCCTGACTAAGTTCGGTCGCATTGACATCCTCGTCAACAACGCTGGCTACACTCTGGTGAGATACTGAAGCAGCAGAGGACAGGGAGTCGCACGCGCTTTTCGAAACAAACTTTTGGGGAATGGTGAATATAACCAAGCGTGTCCTCGGAATTATGAGGGACCAGAACCCCAAAGGGGGCGGGCAACAAGGGGGTGTGGTTTTCAACATTAGTTCCATGGGTGGTTTTATCGGCCTCCCTGGTAGCGCGTTCTACCATGCTAGCAAGTTTGCTATGGAGGGATGGACGGAAGCCATTGCAAAGGAATTGCCCACTGAGTGGAATAGTATGTTGAGCCCCTTGAGTCCTGTTTGTTTCCATCCGGCTAGTTTGCTAATACAACAACTACTAATGTAGTCCACCTATGTAATATTGAACCCGGTGGCGTCAGAACAAACTACGCAACCACATCCCTGAAAACTATGACCAGGGGTAGACACCCGGCCTATGCGGACCCAAAGTATCCCACCAATGCTTTACTGGGCTATATGAGCAAGGAGGAAAACCGTCGCTCATGGGCAGAGCCAGACGCAATTGCAACCGCTATCTATTTGCTTGTTAGCCGCGGGCAGCGGATTCCTATTCGCGTGCCCTTAGGAGCTGATGCCTATGGCATGATTACTATGGATCTCGAGGGAATAAAAAGGAACTTGGATGAGTTTAAAAATATCAGTCTCAGCGTGGGAGAGGCAAAGCAGCTGGATTCCATTAGCTTTCTACAGAAAGCCTAGGGGAAGGGCGCGTGATAGGAAGATAgattccttttctcttttcccccCAGATTTGATATCATTATTTACTGGTCTAAGCTTGTGAAATAATTCCCTTTAGTTAACCATTCCCCCTTCTTTACAGAGTAGTATATGACTAGACCTGGAAAACAACTCTGTCAGCATGAATCAAATTTTTGAATTCCGCTACCACGAAGAGCCGGATCAGCTTAGAATTTGTTCAATTACACCTAACTTCGCTAGCTACCAGAACATACCAAATTTATTGGGATTTCCAGTCGCGATGGTGGGATGTGAACAAACCACTCCTCGGGCAACGGTAACGGCGGCTCCAGAAGACCGCGTAACCTCCTTGCCAACAGGGACAAACTAAGAACTGGCGTCCAAAGGATACGCTAGTATATGAACTATCAAACAAATCGTCTGGTACAACGAGCTATTCGGTTTCTTCCGAGAGGTGGAGAACTTCGCAAAAGACCTCTACCATATACGCTCGATACGTAGttactttcgaccctgaaTAAGCCATAATTCCACCTctactactccgtagttAATAGGTCTATGCTGAAAGCTTAGCCTACACGTCAAGGCGTAAAACGAGGACCTGTGAATTCCCTCGCAGTCTCCGATAGCGGTTGCGGGGCAGGGCCTCCACAAGCACAGCGCCTAGGGCAGGGCGGTGATTCGCTGAATCACTATACTGGGAACAGGCCGGAACCCCCGGAAAGACGGGAGATGGCCCGACCACAGGGATAAGGACTTACGCCAATCCCTACTAACTGCAGGATCGTGGGCGTGGCAGTGTAAACATACAGATAACTAGAACCGTGGCGCAGTGGGTTTTAGCGTCAAAGTATAAGACAATATCCTACGTCCATTCATGCTGTTCCTGTAATGCCTGACCAAGTCAGCATCTACATCTGAAGTGTCCCCACCTTCCGGGCCGTTCCAGACCGATCACCAACTACGAAACTGCTATTAGCCATCAAATATAACTATAGAGATCATTGCGAAGTAGGCTGACCGTGGGATGGGAATTCGGGATACTCAGAGGGGTCTTATCTAGCTAGACCTGGAGCCGGATTTCTGGCCCATGGCGCGGCCCACGAGGCCCATGGACGGGCCGAGGGTCAGGTCGACAAAATGTCTATTTGGCTCTCAAGTTGCATAGAACTAATACATAACTTACTAAATTAGCTTGATAAAATACTATCGTTTTGCATACCATCTCTTAACTATGTTGTTAATACCAAACTTTACTATTTAGGTTGATCTGAAAGTCCATAAGCCATTTAAACCGACCCATGCCTTAGCACCAGACTTCCTGCCAGAAATCAACGACAAAATCACCACCTTCCCGCAAAACCTCATAAAATATCTCATTTTCGCCAATTTTCCCAAGAATGGAAACAACATAAATTACAGCGAGCGTCCTCAAAGGACCTCTGCCTCGGGCACGACAGCGTGTATTGGCGTATATAAACCGAACAAATTCAAAAACTGCCATTGCCATGGAATAGCTTGAATTGCTTCAGTGTCCGTTCAAGGTCACTGAGTTGGTCTGAACTTCAACACCCGTGGCACGCTTCTGCTCATCGAAGATGATCCGCTTAGCCAGGGTCTGTGGATAGATCTTGATGTTGGAGTTCCGTGAGGCGAGTTGCAAGAATGGAGTTTCGGAGGAGCTGCGAGTAGCAGTCTCAGGATCAATCGCAGCGGTGATAGTGGCATAGCCTAGGAGCGTTCCGCTGTTCAATAACAACGCGCATCTATTTCCAGAAACCAACTGTACTCGGTCAGCAACTCATCCCACACTCGGTATTTACGCAGACCTGTCCATGGCATGTGTGCGAAACATTACGGAGTACGCCTGTAAACACAGGGATCTTTCTGTAATAGGAAAATCTTGAGGGGAAGACGCTATCCTGActcgaaaaaaaaagtacatGCATACCGGAGTCAATCAACGCTATGGGTCCGGGTACTTGTCAATGCGACATGTGCTCGTTATTTGCCAATCGGACTGACCGACAGGCTTTGTCCATTGCGAATTACGCGGGTTCGATACtccatacggagtacaaacGAAGGAGAGGACTCCTGTAGATAAGTTACGCGGGTCCCAGACTCCGTCACTTAAATACCAACGAACAGCCACGGTTCACCAACACTGCTTACGCAGTCCGCTTCCCAAAGAGTCACGCACTATTTTCCTAGCTCGAATTCAACCGCATCATGTCCCGCATCTGGCTCATCACCGGCGCCTCCTCGGGATTTGGCCTCGAGTTGGCCCGCGCTGCTGCCCGCCAAGGTGATCGTGTTCTGGCTGCCTCACGAACCCCCGAGAAGCTCAATGCACTGGTCTCGTCAGACAAGGTGAAGCCAGTCTACCTCGACCACAACCAGCCGCTCTCTCAAATCCAGTCCGCTGTCAGGGACATACTTGCCGTCCATGGCACGGTCGACATCGTCGTCAACAATGCTGCATACGTCCAGACCGGTATGCTCGAGGAGGTCTCCCCGGAAGACACTTTACGCCAGTTCCAGGCCAACACCCTCGGTCCCCTGAACCTCTACCGTGCGCTGCTCCCTCATCTCCGTGATAAAGGCTCGGGTACTTTGGTCACGATTGGCTCCATGGCTGCCTGGTACCCCATGTCTGGTTGCAACCTGTACAATGCCTCCAAGGCGGCCTTGCGCTGGTTAGCCATTGGATTAGCTGGGGAGGTGTCTCAGTTTGGCATCAACACTGCTTGGTGGAACCGGGCTTTTTTCGAACCGAATTGTTGAACCCATCCGCCAATATCTCCGGTACGAGCCAGAGCAGCCGCCTCACGGCATACAGCCAACTCAACAGTACCACCGATGCCAACTTTGCTGCGTTCCATGGTGCTCAGCTCGGTGACCCGGTCAAGGGAGCTCAGATCATCTATGATGTGGTCACGTCCTCCGGAGCTGCAGCGGGGAGGAAGTTGCCGGAGTTGCTTCCTCTGGGAAGTGATGCCAGCGAGGAGAT is from Aspergillus chevalieri M1 DNA, chromosome 8, nearly complete sequence and encodes:
- a CDS encoding putative secondary metabolism biosynthetic enzyme (COG:Q;~EggNog:ENOG410PK9T;~InterPro:IPR002347,IPR036291;~PFAM:PF00106,PF13561,PF08659,PF01370;~SMCOG1001:short-chain dehydrogenase/reductase SDR;~antiSMASH:Cluster_8.1;~go_process: GO:0055114 - oxidation-reduction process [Evidence IEA]), with translation MSRIWLITGASSGFGLELARAAARQGDRVLAASRTPEKLNALVSSDKVKPVYLDHNQPLSQIQSAVRDILAVHGTVDIVVNNAAYVQTGMLEEVSPEDTLRQFQANTLGPLNLYRALLPHLRDKGSGTLVTIGSMAAWYPMSGCNLYNASKAALRCTTDANFAAFHGAQLGDPVKGAQIIYDVVTSSGAAAGRKLPELLPLGSDASEEISKSASGTLASVEEFKTISALSDIPKA
- a CDS encoding uncharacterized protein (COG:E;~EggNog:ENOG410Q25C;~InterPro:IPR012132,IPR000172,IPR036188,IPR027424;~SECRETED:SignalP(1-22);~antiSMASH:Cluster_8.1;~go_function: GO:0016614 - oxidoreductase activity, acting on CH-OH group of donors [Evidence IEA];~go_function: GO:0050660 - flavin adenine dinucleotide binding [Evidence IEA];~go_process: GO:0055114 - oxidation-reduction process [Evidence IEA]), translating into MDRCALLLNSGTLLGYATITAAIDPETATRSSSETPFLQLASRNSNIKIYPQTLAKRIIFDEQKRATGVEVQTNSVTLNGH